One window of the Kallotenue papyrolyticum genome contains the following:
- the cysT gene encoding sulfate ABC transporter permease subunit CysT translates to MAAPSWSMRPTRARWPSGGGLVRGLALIYLLTLLILPLAVLIVDGLADGPQALLRAIWQPAARHALWLTLWTAALMALINAVMGTLTAYVLVRYHFPGKALINAIVDLPFAIPTLVTGVMLAMLYGPQSALGGWLTQRLGWQIIYAPSGIVLALLFVSLPFVVRTVQPVLEALEREEEEAAATLGAGAWTSFRRVVLPKLWLPITSGALLSFARAVGEFGAIVIVAGNIPLRTQTAAVYVFGEVESANRRGASAVSLVLVALAFGLVLLVDQLQRRQARAS, encoded by the coding sequence ATGGCTGCACCATCCTGGTCGATGCGTCCGACGCGCGCACGCTGGCCCTCCGGCGGCGGGCTGGTGCGCGGCCTGGCGCTGATCTATCTGCTCACGCTGCTGATCCTGCCACTAGCCGTGCTGATCGTGGACGGCCTGGCCGACGGTCCGCAGGCGCTGCTGCGCGCGATCTGGCAGCCGGCGGCGCGCCACGCGCTGTGGCTGACGCTGTGGACCGCCGCGCTGATGGCGCTGATCAACGCGGTGATGGGCACGCTGACGGCCTATGTGCTGGTGCGCTACCACTTTCCGGGCAAGGCGCTGATCAATGCCATCGTCGATCTGCCCTTCGCCATTCCCACGCTGGTGACCGGCGTGATGCTGGCCATGCTCTACGGCCCGCAAAGCGCGCTGGGCGGCTGGCTTACCCAACGCTTGGGCTGGCAGATCATCTACGCGCCGTCCGGCATCGTGCTGGCGCTGCTGTTTGTGAGCCTGCCCTTTGTGGTGCGCACGGTCCAGCCGGTGCTGGAGGCGCTGGAGCGCGAGGAGGAAGAGGCCGCCGCCACGCTCGGCGCGGGCGCCTGGACCAGCTTCCGGCGCGTGGTGCTGCCCAAGCTGTGGCTGCCGATCACCAGTGGCGCGCTACTCAGCTTTGCGCGCGCCGTGGGCGAGTTCGGCGCGATCGTGATCGTCGCCGGCAACATTCCGCTGCGCACCCAGACCGCGGCGGTGTACGTCTTTGGCGAAGTCGAATCGGCCAACCGACGCGGCGCCAGCGCGGTCTCGCTGGTGCTGGTCGCGCTAGCCTTCGGCCTGGTGCTGCTGGTCGATCAGCTCCAGCGGCGGCAGGCACGCGCAAGCTGA
- a CDS encoding sulfate ABC transporter permease subunit, protein MQPSVLPRPARPLEAPRARQQRRLAAWRRCVLIGLVVLYLGMLVLAPLAALLVSALQQGLPAIVAALSEWQALRAFGLTLLIALIAVVVHGVCGTALAWVLVRQRFAGQRLINALIDLPFAISPVVTGYTLLLLFGRRGLFAPLLERFDLQVAFALPGMILATLFVTLPFMARELMPLLATIGVEEEQAAHTLGASGWQTFRWVTLPALRYGLIYGLLLTFARAVGEFGAVLVVGGGVQGRTETATVYIYRALEDRQYAGAYGAALVLGLLSLLLVIAAERLPRLRRW, encoded by the coding sequence ATGCAACCCTCTGTGCTCCCACGCCCTGCTCGTCCCCTGGAAGCGCCGCGCGCGCGGCAGCAGCGCCGGCTGGCGGCCTGGCGACGATGCGTGCTGATTGGGCTGGTGGTGCTCTACCTGGGCATGCTGGTGCTGGCCCCCCTGGCAGCGCTGCTGGTCAGCGCGCTGCAGCAAGGGCTGCCGGCGATCGTTGCCGCGCTGAGCGAGTGGCAGGCGCTGCGTGCCTTCGGCCTGACCCTGCTGATCGCGCTGATCGCGGTGGTGGTGCATGGTGTGTGCGGCACGGCGCTGGCCTGGGTGCTGGTGCGCCAGCGCTTCGCCGGGCAGCGGCTCATCAACGCGCTGATCGACCTGCCCTTCGCGATCTCACCGGTGGTCACGGGCTACACCCTGCTGCTGCTGTTTGGCCGGCGCGGCCTGTTCGCGCCCCTGCTGGAGCGCTTCGATCTGCAGGTGGCCTTTGCGCTGCCGGGCATGATCCTGGCAACGCTGTTTGTGACGCTGCCGTTCATGGCCCGTGAGCTGATGCCGCTGCTGGCAACGATCGGTGTCGAGGAGGAGCAGGCCGCCCACACCCTGGGCGCCAGCGGCTGGCAGACCTTTCGCTGGGTGACCCTGCCGGCGCTGCGCTACGGCCTGATCTACGGCCTGCTGCTGACCTTTGCGCGCGCCGTGGGCGAGTTCGGCGCGGTGCTGGTGGTCGGCGGCGGCGTGCAGGGCCGCACCGAAACCGCCACAGTGTACATCTACCGCGCTCTGGAGGACCGCCAGTATGCCGGCGCATACGGCGCAGCCCTGGTGCTGGGCCTGCTCTCGCTGCTGCTGGTGATCGCCGCCGAGCGCCTGCCGCGCCTGCGCCGCTGGTAG
- a CDS encoding sensor histidine kinase, with translation MRRASLSTILVAGNVGLLLLAALGVASVAVVLLRHLADQQALARVTQAAVVAQQTWRAEEQRLAITAQLLAERPTLQRLLAQERHAELRTFLDQFRRTARLDGWALRHHGTLVLNSAALPTTLPRFDDTLLATPADQAPLLLARAPIAAQPGYEVLVARRLDTALLQQLGAAADLPVRWLPAAALGGDATLAEVATRALQQNAPAAARSAAQRQYLAAVPLGSAGAPPAGVLLMTLPTTAVDASLQHLLATLLALTLLLSALATLGSLLLARRLTLPLTALIHTATRIGHGDLHTPARVHAGGEVGALAAALEEMRQRLLRLTADLGRQRAEAQAILSGMDEGVFTVDRERRLRYLNPQAAALLGTTPEAAQGRFCGDVLNPRLADGTRPCATACPILHARFRGSARATEHLLLSTGERRSVVITSAAPVAQHQVQVLRDETAQEAVHRLRAAVLANISHEFRTPLSAQLASIELLLAQLPTLSTAQIAELVRALQRSTLRLTHLIDNLLESVRLEVGQEPLRRQPLALDAVIEEALELVQPLLAQRGQRVELDLPYPLPTLLGDAPRLTQVLVNLLANANKFAPADSIISIGGAVTAEYVELWVDDQGPGLPATDRRLIFEPFHRANRGEPTPQGIGLGLWIAQRIIEQHGGTLSAEARAPGARFRLRLPRPTSEEVYEDPSRR, from the coding sequence ATGCGGCGCGCCTCGCTCAGCACGATTCTGGTCGCCGGCAACGTCGGGCTGCTGCTGCTGGCTGCGCTGGGTGTCGCCAGCGTGGCCGTTGTTTTATTACGTCACCTTGCCGACCAACAAGCGCTGGCACGCGTGACACAGGCCGCGGTCGTGGCGCAGCAAACCTGGCGCGCCGAGGAGCAACGCCTGGCGATCACGGCGCAGTTGCTGGCCGAACGGCCCACCCTGCAACGCCTGCTGGCGCAGGAGCGGCACGCCGAACTGCGCACGTTTCTGGATCAATTTCGGCGCACGGCGCGCCTGGACGGCTGGGCGCTGCGCCACCATGGCACGCTTGTACTGAACAGCGCAGCGCTTCCAACGACGTTACCACGCTTCGACGACACCCTGCTGGCGACGCCCGCCGATCAGGCACCGCTACTCCTGGCGCGCGCCCCGATCGCCGCGCAACCCGGCTACGAGGTGTTGGTTGCGCGCCGCCTGGACACAGCACTGCTGCAACAGCTCGGCGCGGCGGCCGACTTGCCGGTGCGCTGGCTGCCCGCCGCAGCACTTGGCGGTGACGCCACCCTCGCCGAGGTAGCCACGCGCGCCCTGCAGCAGAATGCGCCCGCTGCCGCCCGCAGCGCGGCGCAGCGCCAATATCTGGCTGCCGTCCCGCTCGGCAGCGCCGGCGCGCCACCGGCGGGCGTACTGCTGATGACGCTGCCCACTACGGCCGTAGATGCCTCGCTGCAGCATCTACTGGCGACGCTGCTGGCGCTGACGCTGCTGCTCAGCGCGCTGGCGACGCTGGGCAGTCTGCTGCTGGCCCGGCGCCTGACCCTGCCGCTCACCGCACTGATCCACACCGCGACGCGCATCGGCCACGGCGATCTGCACACACCCGCGCGCGTGCACGCCGGCGGCGAGGTCGGTGCGCTGGCCGCGGCGCTGGAAGAGATGCGCCAGCGGCTGTTGCGGCTGACCGCCGATCTGGGCCGCCAACGTGCCGAAGCGCAGGCGATCCTCAGCGGCATGGACGAGGGCGTCTTCACGGTTGACCGCGAACGACGGCTGCGCTACCTCAATCCGCAGGCTGCTGCGCTGCTGGGCACGACGCCTGAAGCGGCGCAGGGCCGCTTCTGTGGCGACGTGCTCAACCCGCGCCTAGCAGACGGTACCCGCCCGTGTGCCACCGCCTGCCCGATCCTACACGCCCGCTTCCGGGGCAGCGCGCGCGCCACCGAACACTTGCTGCTCTCCACCGGCGAGCGCCGTAGTGTGGTGATCACCAGCGCCGCACCGGTCGCGCAACACCAAGTCCAGGTGCTGCGCGACGAAACCGCTCAGGAGGCGGTCCATCGGCTGCGCGCCGCGGTGCTGGCCAACATCTCGCACGAGTTCCGCACGCCGCTGTCGGCGCAACTGGCCTCGATCGAGCTGTTGCTGGCCCAGCTCCCCACACTCAGCACCGCCCAGATCGCCGAGCTGGTGCGCGCGCTGCAGCGCAGCACGCTGCGGCTGACCCATCTGATCGACAACCTGCTGGAAAGCGTGCGCCTGGAGGTCGGCCAGGAGCCGCTCCGCCGCCAGCCGCTGGCGCTGGATGCGGTGATCGAAGAGGCGCTGGAGCTGGTGCAGCCGCTGCTGGCGCAGCGCGGGCAGCGCGTCGAGCTCGATCTGCCCTATCCACTGCCGACGCTGCTCGGCGACGCGCCGCGCCTGACGCAGGTGCTGGTCAATCTGCTGGCCAATGCCAACAAGTTTGCCCCCGCCGACTCGATCATCAGCATCGGTGGCGCGGTCACCGCCGAGTATGTGGAGCTGTGGGTTGACGATCAGGGACCGGGCCTGCCCGCCACCGACCGCCGCCTGATCTTTGAGCCCTTTCACCGCGCCAACCGTGGCGAGCCGACGCCGCAGGGCATCGGCCTGGGATTGTGGATCGCCCAACGCATCATCGAGCAGCATGGCGGCACGCTGAGCGCCGAAGCCCGCGCACCCGGCGCGCGCTTCCGGCTGCGGCTACCGCGTCCCACGTCGGAGGAAGTATATGAAGATCCTAGTCGTCGATGA
- a CDS encoding response regulator transcription factor has product MKILVVDDDLELAALIGFALRQAGYLVVQAADGRAALQLFEQERPDLVILDVNLPQLDGFEVCRQLRSRAATPIMLLTVRAGEDDQVRGLDLGADDYLTKPFSPRTLLARVRALLRRAGLERAAQPHHQGDILLDPEAQTVAIAGNPPVRLTNLEFRLLHYLLANAEHPVPFERLIGQIWGYHSSGDRHLLKQLVHRLRQKIERDPAAPIYLVTVPNIGYMLHARAPL; this is encoded by the coding sequence ATGAAGATCCTAGTCGTCGATGATGATCTGGAGCTGGCCGCGCTGATCGGCTTTGCGCTGCGCCAGGCCGGCTACCTGGTGGTGCAGGCCGCCGATGGGCGCGCCGCCCTGCAGCTCTTTGAGCAAGAACGACCCGACCTGGTGATCCTGGACGTCAACCTGCCCCAGCTGGACGGCTTCGAGGTCTGCCGCCAGCTACGCAGTCGCGCCGCCACGCCGATCATGCTGTTGACCGTGCGCGCCGGCGAGGATGACCAGGTGCGCGGCCTGGATCTGGGCGCGGACGACTATCTGACCAAGCCCTTCAGTCCACGCACCCTACTGGCGCGTGTCCGCGCACTGCTGCGCCGCGCCGGCCTGGAGCGCGCAGCGCAACCCCACCATCAGGGCGATATCCTGCTTGATCCGGAAGCGCAGACCGTTGCGATTGCCGGCAACCCGCCCGTGCGCCTCACCAACCTGGAGTTCCGTCTACTGCACTACCTGCTGGCCAACGCCGAACACCCCGTGCCCTTTGAGCGGCTGATCGGTCAGATCTGGGGCTACCACAGCAGCGGTGATCGTCACCTGCTCAAGCAACTGGTGCACCGCCTGCGCCAGAAGATCGAGCGCGATCCGGCAGCACCGATCTACCTGGTCACCGTACCCAACATCGGCTATATGCTGCACGCGCGTGCGCCGCTCTAG
- a CDS encoding STAS domain-containing protein, with protein sequence MPSTPLFTRMPTRLAWQIGAIALGMGTLLLITTLLSIIGLLHLRHTNAAALQAQQRAMLAQHLSTELNAYAAIVLEIAWTHTTRQIELDRLEKRFRDDLDQARQTTTAPEQRALLDSLEQLYKDFSDTAHVIVQRSQQGRDSEATVLWLRAKNTSLRLLDTAREYARLQQVQAEAMQRQAAQRTWWIIALVVAGAVLALALGLGIAALLSRRIAQALRQITAAAQRFAKGHLQPMPIPHSVDELATLAQTFNQMAGELQQQYAAQQRWNEQLEAQVQQRTAELEQALAHQRDLLTTIRRMSTPVLPVLDGVLVMPLIGLLDDERMANAQAALLQALEQERAHTAILDITGVPVVDTAVAQQIVATVQQARLLGASCLVVGITPAVAQALVRLDVDMRQVLTSSDLRSAVRQVLRFQPLKAR encoded by the coding sequence GTGCCATCGACGCCCCTATTCACACGCATGCCGACCCGCCTGGCCTGGCAGATCGGCGCCATTGCCCTCGGCATGGGCACGCTGCTGCTGATCACCACGCTGCTGTCGATCATCGGACTCCTGCACCTGCGTCACACCAACGCCGCCGCCCTGCAAGCCCAGCAACGCGCGATGCTGGCCCAGCACCTCAGCACCGAGCTGAACGCCTATGCCGCGATCGTGCTGGAAATCGCCTGGACACATACCACGCGCCAGATCGAGCTGGACCGCCTGGAAAAACGCTTTCGCGACGATCTAGACCAGGCGCGACAGACCACCACCGCGCCCGAACAGCGTGCGCTGCTCGACAGTCTGGAGCAACTGTATAAAGATTTTAGTGATACAGCGCACGTGATCGTCCAGCGCAGCCAGCAGGGGCGCGACAGCGAAGCTACGGTGCTGTGGCTGCGCGCCAAAAACACCAGCCTACGCCTGCTGGACACGGCACGGGAATATGCGCGGCTGCAGCAAGTCCAAGCTGAAGCCATGCAACGCCAGGCGGCGCAACGCACCTGGTGGATCATCGCCCTGGTTGTCGCCGGCGCCGTGCTGGCGCTCGCGCTGGGACTTGGCATCGCCGCGCTGTTGAGCCGGCGCATTGCGCAGGCCCTGCGCCAGATCACTGCCGCGGCGCAGCGCTTCGCCAAAGGCCACCTGCAACCCATGCCTATTCCCCATAGCGTCGACGAGCTGGCAACCCTGGCACAGACCTTCAACCAGATGGCCGGTGAGCTGCAGCAGCAGTACGCCGCGCAGCAGCGCTGGAACGAACAGCTCGAAGCCCAAGTGCAGCAGCGCACCGCCGAGCTGGAACAGGCGCTGGCCCACCAACGCGATCTGCTGACGACCATTCGGCGCATGTCCACGCCGGTCTTGCCGGTGCTCGACGGCGTGCTGGTCATGCCGTTGATCGGACTGCTGGACGATGAACGCATGGCCAATGCGCAGGCAGCGCTGTTGCAGGCGCTGGAGCAGGAGCGTGCCCATACGGCGATCCTAGACATCACCGGCGTGCCGGTGGTTGATACCGCCGTCGCGCAGCAGATCGTCGCCACCGTGCAGCAGGCACGGCTGTTGGGCGCGAGCTGCCTGGTGGTCGGCATTACGCCGGCCGTCGCCCAGGCGTTGGTGCGCCTGGATGTCGATATGCGCCAGGTGCTGACCAGCAGCGATCTGCGCTCGGCGGTGCGCCAGGTGCTGCGTTTCCAACCCCTCAAAGCGCGCTGA
- a CDS encoding ArsR/SmtB family transcription factor, translated as MIAYEASQGPSMLEDIRQRTISPEAAQALARIFKAMADPTRVRMLHALSQGELPVCDLAQLIGLSESAVSHQLSLLYALRIVRRRKHGRHVFYALDDEHIRRLIEQGMAHQAHQEAS; from the coding sequence ATGATCGCCTACGAAGCATCGCAAGGGCCATCCATGCTGGAAGACATCCGCCAGCGCACGATCTCGCCTGAGGCAGCGCAGGCGCTGGCGCGCATCTTCAAAGCCATGGCCGATCCGACGCGCGTGCGCATGCTGCATGCTCTGTCCCAAGGCGAACTGCCCGTCTGCGACCTGGCGCAGCTGATCGGGCTCAGCGAGTCGGCAGTGTCGCACCAGCTCAGCCTGCTCTATGCGCTGCGCATCGTTCGGCGGCGCAAGCACGGCCGGCATGTCTTCTATGCGCTGGACGACGAGCATATTCGGCGACTCATCGAACAAGGCATGGCCCATCAGGCACATCAGGAGGCGAGCTGA